In Sphingomonas panacisoli, one genomic interval encodes:
- a CDS encoding quinone oxidoreductase family protein has protein sequence MARVARIEQHGGPEVIKWVDIDLPDPGPGEVRIKATAVGLNFIEIYQRTGLYPLKLPSGLGGEGTGVIEAIGPGVTGFEVGDRVGTFGPIGSYATARNVPAEALIPLPEDVDDQTAAAILLKGGTTEFLIERCAKVQAGQTVLVHAAAGGVGHLAVGWLKAIGATVIGTVGSPDKAERARRAGADHVIEYKKDDIAARVKDITGGKGVPVILDGVGKDTWEASLASAAQRGLIVSYGNASGPVTGVALGTLSSHGSLFVTRPTMFHYYATPEDREAGFARVFEMLRKGAIKPEIGQTFALEDAADAHHALEAGATEGATVLLP, from the coding sequence ATGGCACGCGTCGCACGGATCGAGCAGCATGGCGGGCCGGAGGTGATCAAGTGGGTCGATATCGACTTGCCCGATCCCGGTCCCGGTGAGGTCCGGATCAAGGCGACCGCGGTGGGGCTGAACTTCATCGAAATCTACCAGCGTACCGGGCTCTACCCGCTCAAACTGCCGAGCGGGCTGGGGGGCGAAGGGACCGGCGTGATTGAGGCGATCGGTCCCGGCGTTACCGGGTTCGAGGTCGGCGATCGCGTCGGCACGTTCGGCCCGATCGGCAGCTACGCGACCGCTCGGAACGTCCCTGCGGAGGCGCTGATTCCGCTACCCGAAGATGTGGACGACCAAACCGCCGCCGCGATCCTGCTCAAGGGCGGCACGACCGAATTCCTGATCGAGCGTTGCGCCAAGGTACAGGCGGGGCAGACCGTGCTCGTCCATGCCGCCGCCGGCGGGGTCGGGCATCTCGCGGTCGGCTGGCTCAAGGCGATCGGTGCTACGGTGATCGGCACGGTGGGCTCGCCCGACAAGGCCGAGCGTGCGCGCCGCGCGGGAGCGGATCACGTCATCGAGTATAAGAAGGACGACATCGCCGCGCGGGTGAAGGACATTACCGGCGGCAAGGGCGTGCCCGTCATCCTCGACGGCGTCGGCAAGGATACGTGGGAAGCCTCGCTGGCGAGCGCGGCGCAGCGCGGGTTGATCGTCAGTTACGGCAACGCCAGCGGACCGGTGACCGGGGTCGCGCTCGGGACGCTGTCGAGTCACGGCTCCCTGTTCGTCACGCGGCCGACGATGTTTCATTATTATGCCACGCCCGAGGACCGTGAGGCCGGGTTCGCCCGCGTGTTCGAGATGCTGCGCAAGGGCGCGATCAAGCCGGAAATCGGCCAGACCTTCGCGCTGGAGGACGCCGCCGATGCCCACCACGCGCTGGAGGCCGGGGCGACCGAAGGGGCGACCGTGCTGTTGCCGTAA